A genomic window from Gemmatimonadaceae bacterium includes:
- a CDS encoding thioredoxin domain-containing protein: MKLIEHMREYLVGYALIAGSLVLTAIAAVQFGHREPLQVSGLREGAFTDSLEATSIHLSESGTAVVVISDYLCPSCSVLARNLRSLDAKHPGRLSVSVHHFIVSGDSMSVTAAVAVECAARVGVSSSVDLRLYSAVDRGPLTDSIVRELLVGSTPTSEQAEVASCFDTRAPKDRVESDSRRARELGLLGTPALVVRGRLYYGALSTDSLESLLLAPEGKP; encoded by the coding sequence ATGAAGCTCATTGAGCACATGCGTGAGTACCTCGTAGGCTACGCCTTGATTGCGGGCTCACTTGTCCTCACTGCAATTGCAGCAGTCCAATTCGGTCACCGCGAGCCGCTGCAAGTTAGTGGCCTCCGTGAGGGCGCGTTCACGGATTCCCTCGAGGCGACATCGATACATCTGAGCGAGTCGGGCACTGCGGTCGTAGTGATCTCGGACTACCTCTGTCCGAGCTGCAGCGTGCTGGCGCGCAATCTTAGGAGCTTGGATGCAAAGCATCCGGGACGGTTGAGCGTGAGTGTACACCACTTCATCGTCTCGGGTGATTCGATGTCAGTCACTGCGGCAGTAGCCGTCGAGTGCGCGGCACGCGTCGGCGTAAGCTCGAGCGTAGACCTAAGGCTGTACTCCGCTGTTGACAGGGGGCCCTTGACCGATTCCATAGTCCGCGAACTACTCGTAGGTTCAACGCCCACGTCGGAGCAAGCCGAAGTCGCCTCCTGTTTCGACACTCGCGCCCCAAAAGATCGGGTTGAATCGGATTCCCGTCGGGCGCGCGAGCTTGGGTTGCTTGGCACCCCAGCTCTGGTCGTTCGGGGCAGACTCTACTATGGCGCACTGTCGACCGATTCGCTTGAATCACTCCTCCTCGCACCCGAGGGCAAGCCATGA
- a CDS encoding IS110 family transposase has product MVLATELGDWRRFASPRALMSYVGLVPREHSSGERERRGALTKAGNAHVRHVLVQAAWSYRHLPRVGKRHQQRQAGQPAAVIAHAWKAQHRLYKRYHRLQDGHARQVAAVAVARELIGFLWAVMREEAPPHAQA; this is encoded by the coding sequence ATGGTGCTCGCCACGGAACTCGGCGACTGGCGGCGCTTCGCGTCGCCGCGCGCGCTGATGAGCTACGTGGGGCTCGTGCCGCGCGAGCACTCGAGCGGGGAGCGCGAGCGCCGCGGCGCGCTGACCAAGGCGGGGAACGCGCACGTGCGGCACGTGCTGGTGCAGGCGGCGTGGAGCTATCGGCACCTGCCGCGCGTGGGCAAGCGGCACCAGCAGCGGCAGGCGGGCCAGCCGGCGGCGGTGATCGCGCACGCGTGGAAGGCGCAGCATCGCCTGTACAAGCGCTACCACCGGTTGCAGGACGGCCACGCGCGCCAGGTCGCGGCGGTGGCGGTGGCGCGGGAGTTGATCGGGTTCCTGTGGGCGGTGATGCGCGAGGAGGCGCCGCCGCACGCACAGGCGTAG